One Thermosphaera aggregans DNA segment encodes these proteins:
- a CDS encoding monovalent cation/H+ antiporter complex subunit F — translation MDLVQSLIIIFLPFYLAAIVLYLIRGIKGPTIGDQVLAIDSMTYDLAALLVILGLFFKEPVLIVTAIPLALWIYSLDIYIAKYLEKGEMGG, via the coding sequence ATGGATTTAGTTCAAAGTTTAATTATAATATTCCTCCCATTCTACTTAGCAGCCATAGTCCTCTACTTGATAAGAGGTATAAAGGGACCTACAATAGGGGACCAGGTTCTCGCAATCGATTCAATGACGTATGACCTGGCAGCGTTGCTAGTAATACTTGGCTTATTTTTCAAAGAGCCAGTCCTTATCGTTACGGCCATACCCTTAGCTTTATGGATTTACTCTCTAGACATCTATATTGCGAAGTATCTCGAGAAAGGCGAGATGGGTGGTTAA
- the hypF gene encoding carbamoyltransferase HypF has translation MIAARLVINGIVQGVGFRPFIDRAMRRLGLTGYVRNVGGSEVEVFVEGDEEAVYEFLSTLYIEKPPPAEIEEVFLELTQPVGYKNSHIERSGTVKVTGSMIPPDFAVCRDCLIEIMDPSNPRYMYPFNSCAWCGPRFSMMYTVPYDRENTSMRSFPLCESCLKEYSDHENVRRYHAQGISCPRDGPSLALLDSDFKPLSTDEPLKEAARLIDEGNIIAVKGIGGYHIAALATSDDVVLKLRRRKNRPSKPFAIMGLDTSILKLLVHMSEDDERLLSSPQAPILLLPKRDDSPVSKHVSPGLSHEGVFIAYTPLHFLLLMHTKDKFLIMTSGNSTGAPMCTTEECAKSKLRSIADYFLVHNRVIVNRVDDSVVRKTGEHYVLLRRSRGYAPRWIRIKRNLESPVLGMGGDLSNTFALGFEDKIIISQYIGDLDDPETQEQLLRSIDFFIRVYGLKYTDLTIVVDKHKAYHSRRIGLDTARKHGCRIVEVQHHYAHLLGTAIDNELGGRVAGIALDGLGWGDDDSVWGGEVIVFNTENNHYERVGSIEWIPLTSDRDAISIRRLVTLYFAKRKWSLDEIMRVLKPVSEKEVIEHRLVYTMFNHGKYVKASSTGRLIDLVAALLGVSYIRTYDGEPAIKLEAVASRGERVLLENAYFKQVNGLHILDYDGIIDEIINKRNEVDPATLARSFLYSYGYYIGELAVKSALKHGIDYVVASGGAIVNEHIYQGLKERLQLEGFTIHLPRRIPAGDGGLSFGQACSLIASQGLERY, from the coding sequence TTGATAGCTGCAAGACTAGTTATTAACGGGATTGTTCAAGGAGTCGGGTTCAGACCATTCATAGATAGAGCAATGAGGAGACTGGGGCTGACGGGTTATGTAAGGAATGTTGGTGGTTCGGAAGTAGAGGTTTTCGTCGAAGGTGATGAGGAAGCTGTCTATGAATTCCTCTCCACTCTCTACATTGAGAAACCTCCCCCAGCCGAAATAGAGGAAGTATTTCTAGAGCTTACACAACCAGTCGGTTACAAGAACTCTCACATTGAAAGAAGCGGGACGGTCAAGGTTACTGGCTCCATGATCCCGCCGGATTTCGCTGTTTGTAGGGATTGTTTGATAGAAATCATGGACCCCTCAAATCCAAGGTATATGTATCCTTTCAACTCCTGTGCCTGGTGTGGGCCAAGGTTTTCAATGATGTATACAGTCCCGTATGATCGAGAAAACACAAGCATGAGATCCTTTCCTCTATGTGAGTCCTGTTTAAAAGAGTACTCTGACCACGAGAACGTTCGAAGATACCACGCCCAAGGGATCAGTTGCCCGCGCGATGGGCCAAGCCTTGCTCTGTTAGACAGCGATTTCAAACCTTTAAGCACTGATGAACCCTTAAAGGAGGCTGCCAGACTTATTGATGAAGGAAACATCATAGCTGTTAAAGGAATCGGAGGATACCATATTGCTGCTTTAGCTACAAGCGATGATGTTGTTTTAAAACTGAGGAGGAGAAAGAACAGGCCCTCGAAACCTTTTGCAATAATGGGTCTCGACACCTCTATCCTTAAACTCCTCGTTCATATGTCTGAAGATGATGAAAGACTGCTTTCATCGCCTCAAGCCCCCATACTACTGCTTCCTAAACGTGATGACAGCCCCGTGTCCAAGCATGTGTCTCCGGGGCTGAGCCACGAAGGAGTTTTCATTGCCTACACCCCGCTCCACTTCTTACTGTTAATGCACACGAAGGATAAGTTTTTGATAATGACAAGTGGGAACTCAACAGGGGCTCCAATGTGCACCACCGAGGAGTGTGCCAAGAGCAAGCTGAGAAGCATAGCAGACTACTTTCTAGTGCATAACAGGGTCATAGTCAACCGTGTCGATGATAGTGTGGTTAGAAAGACAGGAGAGCACTACGTGCTACTGAGAAGAAGCAGAGGCTACGCTCCAAGATGGATTAGAATTAAGAGAAACCTTGAAAGCCCAGTATTAGGGATGGGGGGAGACTTATCCAACACTTTCGCCCTCGGTTTCGAGGACAAGATCATAATTTCTCAATACATAGGAGATTTAGATGATCCTGAAACCCAGGAACAGCTACTCAGGAGTATAGATTTCTTCATTAGAGTCTACGGACTCAAGTATACGGATCTAACCATCGTTGTTGACAAGCACAAGGCGTATCACTCGAGGAGGATAGGGCTAGATACTGCAAGAAAACATGGCTGTAGAATCGTTGAAGTTCAGCATCACTACGCACACCTTCTAGGCACAGCCATCGACAATGAGTTGGGTGGCAGGGTAGCTGGGATAGCATTGGACGGCTTGGGATGGGGCGATGACGACTCTGTCTGGGGCGGCGAGGTAATAGTTTTCAACACTGAGAATAACCATTATGAGAGAGTGGGTAGTATTGAATGGATTCCGTTAACTAGTGATAGGGATGCGATCAGTATTAGGCGTCTGGTAACCCTTTACTTTGCTAAGAGAAAATGGTCGCTCGATGAAATAATGAGGGTTCTCAAACCAGTCAGCGAGAAGGAAGTAATCGAGCACAGGCTCGTTTACACGATGTTTAATCATGGGAAGTATGTGAAGGCTTCAAGCACGGGTAGGTTGATAGATCTGGTCGCGGCACTCCTAGGCGTTTCCTATATCAGAACATATGATGGTGAACCCGCGATCAAGCTAGAGGCTGTTGCTTCGAGAGGAGAGAGGGTTCTTTTAGAAAATGCTTACTTCAAGCAGGTTAACGGGTTACACATTCTAGATTACGATGGGATTATCGATGAGATCATAAATAAGAGAAATGAAGTGGATCCCGCCACGCTCGCCAGGAGCTTCCTATACTCGTACGGATACTACATAGGGGAGCTTGCTGTTAAATCAGCATTGAAGCATGGGATCGATTATGTGGTTGCGAGCGGTGGAGCAATAGTCAACGAGCACATTTACCAAGGATTAAAGGAGAGATTGCAACTTGAAGGATTTACAATACATCTCCCTCGCAGAATCCCGGCAGGAGACGGTGGGCTCTCCTTTGGACAAGCTTGTTCACTAATTGCTTCGCAGGGTTTAGAACGCTATTAG
- a CDS encoding FAD-dependent oxidoreductase yields the protein MKDYRIVEHPIIDFKRGRKVSLTYNGKIVEAYEGESILAGLYAAGFRVFATSPQGDRLRGAFCMIGRCSSCLSRVNGIPNTRICIEPVRDGLIVETQEGLPDIPKVSREIVDVVEEMKDVDVLIIGAGPAGLKAAEILGGYGLRVLVATDHFRAGGQLVKQTHKFFGDTTYYGGVRGFKIAEKLISNLSRNPNVEISTRTFVYGYFKEGFFGAEKIGDPSLHLLIRAKYVIVAAGASERSLLFENNDLPGIMGAGGAQTLMNEYGVKPGEDALVIGSGNVGLIVAYQLLQAGVRVHGIAEVLREIGGWFVHAAKIRRHGVPIFTGHTIVRAEGRDRVEKAVISQVGKDLKPLPGTEKEFNVDLVLLAVGLQPNYSLLSQMGALMKYLPEAGGLIPLRTRYMETSIRNVFVAGDLSGIEEATTAFIEGEIAAYTILEREGFAKAVEERERILNYLWNEYRQSPVVQRSRDAKLKVTVSEEEMKRLRG from the coding sequence ATGAAGGATTATAGAATTGTTGAGCACCCGATAATAGATTTCAAGCGGGGTAGAAAAGTTTCTCTAACATACAATGGGAAAATTGTGGAGGCATATGAGGGGGAAAGCATTCTCGCAGGATTATATGCCGCCGGATTTCGCGTTTTCGCTACAAGCCCTCAGGGAGATAGGCTTAGAGGAGCGTTCTGCATGATAGGAAGATGCTCAAGCTGCCTTTCCAGAGTCAACGGCATTCCAAACACCAGGATTTGTATTGAACCGGTTAGGGACGGATTGATCGTTGAAACACAGGAGGGCTTACCAGACATTCCAAAAGTCTCCCGCGAGATTGTTGACGTGGTTGAAGAAATGAAAGACGTGGATGTTTTAATTATCGGAGCGGGCCCAGCGGGATTGAAGGCCGCTGAAATACTAGGAGGATACGGGCTCCGGGTTCTAGTAGCAACTGATCACTTCAGGGCTGGCGGCCAGCTGGTCAAGCAAACACACAAGTTTTTCGGCGACACAACATACTACGGGGGTGTTCGCGGATTCAAAATCGCGGAGAAATTGATCTCAAATCTTAGTAGAAACCCAAATGTTGAGATCTCAACAAGGACTTTCGTGTATGGATATTTTAAGGAAGGATTTTTCGGCGCGGAGAAAATCGGGGATCCCAGCCTCCACCTCCTAATTAGAGCTAAATACGTAATAGTTGCTGCGGGCGCCTCTGAAAGAAGCTTGTTATTCGAGAACAATGATCTACCAGGGATTATGGGGGCAGGTGGCGCGCAAACACTCATGAATGAATACGGGGTCAAACCGGGTGAGGATGCTCTTGTAATAGGTAGTGGTAATGTTGGATTGATTGTTGCTTATCAGTTGTTGCAAGCAGGGGTCAGGGTACACGGGATCGCTGAGGTGTTAAGGGAGATAGGCGGGTGGTTCGTCCACGCTGCTAAGATTAGAAGGCACGGGGTACCAATATTCACGGGTCACACTATTGTGAGGGCTGAGGGTAGAGATAGGGTTGAGAAGGCCGTGATCAGCCAGGTTGGTAAAGACTTAAAGCCGCTTCCGGGCACGGAGAAGGAGTTTAACGTTGACCTAGTTCTTTTAGCAGTTGGCCTGCAGCCTAACTATTCACTGCTGAGCCAGATGGGGGCGTTGATGAAGTACCTGCCTGAGGCAGGGGGTTTAATCCCATTGAGAACCAGATATATGGAGACAAGCATTAGAAACGTTTTCGTTGCCGGCGATCTATCCGGGATCGAGGAAGCTACCACAGCTTTTATAGAAGGAGAAATAGCGGCTTACACTATTTTAGAACGTGAAGGATTTGCTAAAGCGGTTGAGGAAAGAGAGAGAATACTCAACTACCTGTGGAATGAGTACAGGCAGTCCCCCGTGGTCCAGCGGTCCAGGGACGCAAAGCTTAAGGTTACCGTGAGTGAGGAGGAAATGAAAAGGTTGAGGGGGTAG
- a CDS encoding NAD(P)/FAD-dependent oxidoreductase, which yields MKAEVVVVGAGVTGVLTSAALFEKGIHNIVVVEKNYPGSGGSFRCATGIRASFTSREHIEVMKRAIELWPVISAKYGIKYSRDGYLWILTRERDVEFFKKVVEFQNSRGVPTRMIGPSQVQELVPTMRTDKIIAAVHDPMAGKASCFEAVLNPLAVLRKQGITILSNTQANKLIVENNVIKGVLTSKGIIHADQVLVAAGGESRDLLKTIGIDLPIRNLPKHVMVSETFKPLIKPLIIDWSTSSYILQLLHGNFYIGADIPEEYDVEASNRLEFLRKAARVWSTYFPWLREVYILRYWTGYYDMTPDHHPIIGPIKEVEGLYVAAGFSGHGFMMAPAVAEALAEYMTGGKPVVREFENLNYERFTKGEVIKEIAVFG from the coding sequence GTGAAGGCTGAAGTGGTCGTGGTTGGCGCGGGCGTCACAGGTGTTTTAACCTCGGCAGCACTGTTTGAGAAAGGGATACACAATATAGTAGTGGTCGAGAAGAACTATCCGGGTTCAGGCGGGAGTTTCAGGTGTGCTACCGGTATTAGGGCAAGCTTTACAAGTAGGGAGCACATAGAGGTAATGAAGAGGGCTATAGAGCTCTGGCCAGTCATATCGGCTAAGTATGGTATAAAATATTCGCGAGACGGATACTTGTGGATTCTCACTAGGGAGCGTGATGTCGAGTTTTTCAAAAAAGTTGTCGAATTCCAAAACTCTAGAGGAGTCCCTACAAGAATGATAGGGCCCAGTCAGGTCCAAGAGCTTGTTCCCACCATGAGGACTGATAAAATTATCGCGGCAGTCCACGACCCTATGGCCGGAAAAGCTAGTTGCTTCGAAGCAGTTTTGAACCCGTTAGCAGTTTTGAGAAAACAAGGTATTACTATTCTCTCCAACACTCAAGCTAACAAGCTAATAGTAGAGAATAATGTTATCAAAGGGGTTTTGACGAGTAAAGGGATTATACATGCGGATCAAGTCCTTGTTGCCGCTGGCGGAGAGTCAAGGGATCTTTTGAAGACGATAGGGATTGATCTCCCAATTAGGAATCTCCCGAAACACGTAATGGTTTCTGAAACCTTCAAGCCACTTATTAAGCCTTTAATAATTGACTGGTCAACCTCCTCGTATATTCTCCAACTCCTACACGGCAACTTCTATATTGGTGCGGACATCCCCGAGGAATATGATGTTGAAGCATCTAACAGGTTGGAATTCCTACGGAAGGCGGCCAGGGTTTGGAGTACATATTTCCCGTGGCTGAGAGAAGTTTACATTTTAAGGTACTGGACAGGTTACTACGACATGACCCCTGACCACCACCCGATCATAGGGCCTATTAAGGAGGTTGAAGGATTGTATGTTGCGGCAGGCTTCAGCGGGCACGGTTTTATGATGGCTCCCGCTGTTGCCGAAGCCCTTGCCGAATACATGACCGGTGGGAAGCCCGTTGTGAGAGAGTTTGAAAACTTAAACTATGAAAGGTTCACTAAAGGAGAGGTCATTAAGGAGATTGCAGTGTTCGGCTAG
- a CDS encoding HypC/HybG/HupF family hydrogenase formation chaperone, protein MCLGVPGEVVSIDKSSTPPIAKVKIGGLVKETLLAIDEEVVPGDFVIVHAGVVISKVGKEEFEELIKLLKTVSGLGGEIEL, encoded by the coding sequence ATGTGTCTCGGTGTGCCAGGAGAAGTAGTCAGCATTGATAAGAGCTCCACGCCACCAATTGCCAAGGTTAAGATAGGTGGTCTTGTGAAAGAGACCCTATTGGCCATTGATGAAGAGGTGGTGCCTGGGGATTTCGTAATTGTTCACGCAGGCGTAGTGATAAGTAAGGTCGGCAAGGAGGAGTTTGAAGAACTCATCAAGCTTCTCAAAACTGTTTCCGGTCTAGGCGGAGAAATAGAGTTGTGA
- the hypE gene encoding hydrogenase expression/formation protein HypE: MEAFITLLHGAGGQESHDLIESLIVKKVPLILRYALDGRGLDILDDGSFIKIGDTYVVFSSDSYTVKPLFYPGGNIGELAASGVLNDLVMMGARPVAFLDNIIVEEGFPVKDLEEIINSLVRVLKENNVSLIGGDFKVMPKGTLDKIVISGFGIGVSLEAPIVDQPHPGDVIIVTNNIAEHGAAILASQLGMDAENLSLRSDSKPLVKTVLPVIEKYRNHVHAARDPTRGGISSILNEWVRNKEVSIIVDESKIPIREDVKTFLEMLGIDPLTVASEGVAVLSVSRDVSNEIMEALKSMGENPQVIGEVIIPDENSYKGKVLGFTEVGGRRVIKGEALNLPRIC; the protein is encoded by the coding sequence ATGGAGGCTTTCATCACTCTACTCCACGGTGCTGGAGGACAGGAGTCGCATGATTTAATAGAATCTCTGATCGTGAAGAAAGTACCGTTAATCCTTAGGTATGCCCTTGACGGGCGCGGGCTGGACATATTGGATGACGGCTCTTTCATAAAAATTGGAGACACATACGTTGTTTTCTCAAGCGACTCCTACACTGTAAAACCCTTGTTTTACCCCGGAGGAAACATTGGCGAACTAGCCGCATCAGGTGTTTTAAACGACCTAGTCATGATGGGTGCAAGACCAGTTGCTTTTCTCGACAACATCATCGTGGAGGAAGGATTTCCAGTAAAGGATTTGGAAGAGATCATCAACTCCCTCGTCAGGGTTTTGAAAGAAAACAACGTCTCGCTTATAGGAGGAGACTTTAAAGTAATGCCTAAAGGAACACTGGACAAGATCGTTATCTCAGGTTTCGGAATAGGGGTTTCACTGGAAGCCCCAATAGTTGACCAGCCGCATCCCGGCGACGTAATAATTGTCACAAACAATATCGCCGAGCACGGGGCTGCCATCCTGGCTTCCCAGCTTGGGATGGATGCTGAGAACCTCTCCCTAAGGAGTGATTCAAAACCGCTCGTTAAAACCGTTCTACCAGTAATTGAGAAATACAGGAACCATGTGCATGCGGCTAGAGATCCTACTAGGGGAGGCATTTCCTCAATACTTAACGAATGGGTGAGGAATAAAGAGGTTTCGATAATAGTTGATGAGTCAAAGATTCCCATACGCGAGGACGTGAAAACGTTTCTTGAGATGCTAGGTATAGATCCTTTGACCGTCGCATCCGAAGGTGTCGCTGTGTTAAGCGTAAGTCGTGACGTAAGCAACGAGATCATGGAAGCGTTAAAATCCATGGGGGAAAATCCTCAAGTAATAGGTGAAGTGATAATTCCTGATGAAAACTCGTACAAGGGTAAGGTTTTAGGATTCACAGAGGTAGGTGGAAGGAGGGTCATAAAAGGAGAGGCGTTGAACCTTCCCAGAATATGCTAG
- a CDS encoding (2Fe-2S)-binding protein — protein MTQQDPRKIIVCRCENVTLEQILRAIEEGFDSLELLKRKLRVGMGPCQGTTCLLMIARILMQKTGKSFEEVFLPVNRPPIHPVKLKNFIGGSREG, from the coding sequence ATGACTCAGCAGGATCCTAGGAAGATAATCGTGTGCAGATGCGAGAACGTCACCCTTGAGCAGATTCTACGCGCTATTGAGGAGGGTTTCGACAGCCTCGAGCTATTGAAGAGAAAGCTGAGAGTTGGCATGGGACCGTGTCAAGGCACCACCTGCTTGCTAATGATTGCTAGAATTCTAATGCAGAAAACGGGGAAGTCTTTTGAGGAGGTTTTCTTACCGGTTAACCGCCCACCTATCCACCCTGTAAAATTGAAAAACTTCATAGGTGGTAGTCGTGAAGGCTGA
- a CDS encoding NADH-quinone oxidoreductase subunit B family protein encodes MITLASTKEETSKTCKTCKIIRYSPWLVHFNTGACNGCDIEVLASITPLYDPERFGVKLAPSIRHGDILVVTGAVTKKAGERLRRLYDQMPNPKFVVAVGACAVDGGVFYKSYSVEGGADKAVPVSIYIPGCPPRPEAILDGIVKLLKKLEAGDGGNE; translated from the coding sequence GTGATTACGCTGGCTTCGACGAAAGAGGAAACTAGCAAAACCTGTAAAACCTGTAAAATCATTCGGTACTCGCCATGGCTCGTCCACTTCAACACTGGGGCATGCAACGGGTGCGATATCGAAGTACTAGCCTCCATAACTCCTCTATACGATCCCGAGAGGTTCGGGGTAAAGCTTGCGCCGAGCATTAGGCACGGGGATATCTTAGTTGTGACGGGCGCTGTGACTAAGAAAGCTGGCGAAAGGCTTCGGCGATTATACGATCAAATGCCCAATCCGAAATTCGTAGTAGCGGTAGGGGCTTGCGCCGTCGATGGAGGCGTTTTCTACAAATCATACAGTGTTGAAGGAGGAGCTGACAAGGCCGTTCCAGTATCAATATACATACCAGGGTGTCCTCCCAGGCCGGAGGCAATACTGGATGGTATCGTCAAGCTTTTGAAAAAACTCGAAGCAGGTGATGGGGGAAATGAGTAG
- a CDS encoding nickel-dependent hydrogenase large subunit, whose translation MSVSKIIEVPLALELPVGPQHPALHEPVLLKAYADGEEIVKVEINTGYNHRGIEKLCEKNSFYRDIFIVARVCGICNLVHADCYVRAVEQILGMEISNRAKYLRVLAMELERLHSHMLINAVMAENIGFENLFMNIMLDREKIMKAKEILTGNRVLSDYVMVGGVRRDIDDVKKEKIRDILLKTEERIKYYKKVFEEDPTILKRLVDVGKVSTRDAVIHSLVGPVARASGVKIDSRASDKYDAYSEIPFNVITRTEGDSWARMMVRWDEALESVKIALHVLDHLPSDANPVPDEKKLPRKIPAGEAYTRVEAQRGELTYYVMSDGKSPNPYRVKIRTPSFNNIISTGFMYVGYTIADLPVILTSLDPCISCMERVTVVDVIKNVSYKLPFKELGKGV comes from the coding sequence ATGAGTGTTTCGAAAATCATAGAGGTGCCGCTTGCGCTTGAGCTCCCGGTTGGACCCCAGCATCCAGCTCTCCACGAGCCAGTCCTGCTTAAGGCTTATGCCGATGGAGAGGAAATCGTCAAGGTTGAAATAAACACCGGGTACAATCATCGCGGAATTGAAAAGTTATGCGAGAAGAACTCGTTCTACAGAGACATATTCATTGTTGCACGGGTCTGCGGTATATGCAACCTTGTCCATGCAGACTGCTATGTGAGAGCGGTTGAACAAATACTTGGAATGGAGATAAGCAATAGGGCTAAGTATCTCAGAGTTCTTGCAATGGAGCTGGAGCGTCTCCACAGCCACATGTTAATAAACGCTGTAATGGCGGAGAACATAGGTTTTGAAAACCTCTTCATGAACATCATGCTGGACCGTGAAAAAATTATGAAGGCAAAGGAGATTCTAACCGGTAATCGCGTACTATCAGACTACGTAATGGTTGGGGGCGTTAGGAGAGATATTGATGATGTGAAAAAAGAGAAGATTAGGGATATTCTTTTGAAAACGGAGGAGAGAATTAAATACTACAAGAAAGTTTTCGAGGAAGACCCCACTATTCTTAAAAGACTTGTCGACGTCGGGAAGGTCTCAACGAGGGATGCGGTAATACACTCTCTCGTCGGGCCTGTGGCTCGCGCTTCCGGGGTAAAGATTGATTCAAGGGCAAGCGACAAATACGATGCTTACTCAGAGATACCTTTCAACGTTATTACAAGGACCGAGGGAGATTCATGGGCCAGGATGATGGTTAGATGGGATGAGGCTTTAGAGTCGGTTAAAATAGCTTTACACGTTCTCGACCACTTACCAAGCGACGCAAACCCCGTGCCGGATGAGAAGAAGCTACCTAGGAAAATACCTGCTGGGGAGGCTTACACCAGGGTTGAGGCGCAGAGAGGCGAATTAACCTACTACGTGATGAGCGATGGCAAATCACCTAATCCTTACAGAGTGAAGATTAGGACGCCCAGCTTCAACAACATCATCAGTACCGGTTTCATGTATGTGGGGTACACTATTGCAGACCTCCCCGTGATACTGACCTCGCTCGACCCCTGCATCTCCTGCATGGAAAGAGTGACCGTTGTAGACGTAATCAAGAATGTTTCCTACAAGCTACCTTTCAAAGAATTGGGGAAGGGGGTTTAA
- a CDS encoding NADH-quinone oxidoreductase subunit I: MGFKETGVLTLEDMMRAGLMPSEERLRKGPVALLECPEQIPCNICVSACPFKAISMDKIYELPRLDENKCVGCGVCVAKCPGLAIFVIDVSKGDKAYITLPYEFLPRPSKGVKVKLLNREGKIVGEGVIVKAWEYEKTWVVTVEVEKNLWFDVRAIRIEGR, encoded by the coding sequence ATGGGGTTTAAAGAAACCGGGGTTTTAACTTTGGAGGATATGATGAGAGCAGGCTTGATGCCGTCGGAAGAGAGGTTGAGAAAGGGGCCTGTAGCACTGCTGGAATGCCCGGAGCAAATCCCGTGCAATATTTGCGTCTCCGCATGCCCGTTCAAAGCAATAAGCATGGATAAGATATATGAACTTCCCAGGCTGGATGAAAACAAGTGTGTAGGATGCGGAGTATGCGTTGCCAAATGCCCCGGGCTCGCGATATTTGTGATTGACGTCAGCAAAGGCGACAAGGCCTATATAACCCTTCCATACGAGTTTCTCCCCAGACCTTCGAAAGGAGTGAAAGTCAAATTGCTCAATAGGGAGGGCAAAATCGTGGGCGAAGGAGTAATTGTGAAGGCGTGGGAATATGAAAAAACATGGGTTGTCACGGTCGAAGTTGAGAAAAACCTATGGTTTGATGTAAGAGCTATTAGAATCGAGGGGAGGTAA
- a CDS encoding NADH-quinone oxidoreductase subunit C — translation MSSRLDFLSPFTLETQVVKPGRKVYVVKPEDLRNVFSKMIEVLGDSSFYVSTIIGTDLKDEGRIRLDYYVVVLPEEETVVFRTFIPRDNPTVDSLIDLIPGVLPGECETHDLLGVVFKGNPFLKRGFFVPSDVVEQGKYPLRKDSGV, via the coding sequence ATGAGTAGCCGGCTCGATTTTCTCTCACCTTTCACGCTGGAGACCCAGGTGGTTAAGCCGGGTAGAAAAGTTTATGTTGTGAAGCCTGAGGATTTGAGAAATGTTTTCTCGAAAATGATTGAAGTGTTAGGGGATTCATCGTTTTACGTATCCACCATAATTGGAACAGATCTTAAGGATGAAGGAAGGATTCGCCTGGATTACTACGTAGTGGTTCTACCCGAGGAAGAAACCGTTGTTTTCAGGACATTTATCCCACGGGATAATCCCACGGTTGATTCTCTCATAGATTTAATCCCTGGGGTTTTACCTGGTGAGTGTGAAACCCACGACCTCCTCGGGGTTGTTTTCAAAGGGAACCCGTTTTTAAAGCGTGGTTTCTTTGTCCCCTCCGACGTTGTTGAACAAGGCAAATATCCATTAAGAAAGGATAGCGGGGTGTGA
- a CDS encoding 4Fe-4S binding protein, with the protein MRKPKLLKLALENLVSKPATIQYPYEQTVIEKDFRGRHYADLSKCTGCSLCSIECPADTIKMTPIPPDYEVPKSNPRRLYPLINYGRCVFCYRCITVCPFNAYVSTSEHRLADTAKNDSSELSLSTLKKIVKEG; encoded by the coding sequence ATGAGGAAGCCGAAGCTTTTGAAGCTAGCGCTGGAGAACTTGGTTTCAAAACCAGCAACTATTCAATACCCCTATGAGCAAACCGTGATTGAGAAGGATTTTAGAGGAAGACACTACGCAGACTTAAGCAAATGTACAGGTTGCTCCTTATGTAGCATAGAGTGTCCTGCAGACACTATCAAGATGACGCCTATCCCACCGGATTACGAAGTCCCCAAATCCAATCCTAGAAGACTATACCCTCTAATCAACTATGGTAGGTGTGTTTTCTGCTACAGATGTATCACGGTATGCCCGTTTAACGCTTACGTTTCAACCAGCGAGCACAGGCTTGCAGACACAGCTAAGAATGATTCATCCGAGCTCTCGCTTTCAACACTGAAGAAAATCGTTAAAGAAGGGTGA